The Myxococcales bacterium genome includes the window TTCGCCCTTGGACTGCGCGCCGACGCGCTGGGGCCTCTGATCGAGGCCACCGCCCGAATGCTTGCGCCATTTGACTTCCACGCGCTCGCTGAGCTCTATGCGGCGCATCCAGCGCGCTGCCTCGTCGCTTATCCCGCGCTGGCCATGCCCGACGTGGCCCAGAGCAGAATTCGCGGCGGGCGAGACCAACGCGCCCACGCCACCAAGATGCGCTGGGACGTTGATCGCTTCGACTATCCCCCCAAGCGCCCACTCGTCTCGGTGATCGATCCACCGCCCGGCTTAGCCGAGGCGCTCGTTAAGGCGCCGGTCGCGCAGGCGGTTGACGTTCGCGTGTTCGTACGAGAAGGCGACGAACTAAGGCCACGCCCCCGGCCACCTACGGGCGTGGATTCATCGCCCCTTGCGCCGACGTTGGCCGCAACGACCAAATTATCCACGCCTCTCCCCGAGGCGGACCTGCCGGCATTCGTGCGCGACGCCGACCTCTGCATCTGGTTTGGGACCGAGGCAGATCAGGTCGACGGGGACGCGTTTCTCGCCGCCGTCGAAGCCGGGCTGGCTGGCACCTACGCCGATGGCCCCGGATGCTTTGTTCGTCGCCCCACGCGGCCAACCGACCAAAGCGAGTTGGTGTCGATCATCATCCCGACGCATGGCCGATCGGATTCGCTTGAGGCCGCCATCGACTCCGCCCTCGCGCAGACCCATCCGGCGATCGAAGTGCTTGTTGTCGACGACAATCCGCCCGGCTCGCCGGAGGCCGAAAACATTGCCTCGCTCAAGCAGGGCCTGCGCGATGCCCGGCTGCGCTGGCTGCACCACGCGGATAATCGAGGGGGCGCCGCGGCACGCAACACGGCGCTCATGGCAAGCCAAGGCGCGTATGTCTCCTTTCTCGACGACGACGATACGTACGAGCCTCAGAAGATTGCGACGAGCCTCGCCAAGTTGCGCGCGCTAGGGCCCAGCTTTGGCGCGGTGTATTGCGGCTTTATCGGTGGAAATGCCTCGCGCCGCGATCCGAAACGATTTCGCGCTGGCAACCTACAGCTCGAGGTCTTGGCGCTGGATTATGCCTCCCACTACCTCAACATGGACACCGCGCTTTATCGGCGTCGAGCGCTCGCGCGGTTGGGGGCTTTGACGAGACGCTCGCGCGGCACCAAGACCTAGACCTCAACGCGCGGTTCTTCGAGCACTACCAGATCGGTTGCGTCGAGGCGTGGCTGGTTAGAATTCGCCCCGCACGCGGCAAAGGGATCCATCTGCTGGACGGCCCGAGGTTGCTTGCCCTCAAGCGGCAGTTTCTCGCGAAGTTTCGCCCCCTCATTGAGGAGCTTCCAGCCGCGGCGCAACACCGCATTTGGCTGGCGCACCACCGCGAGCTCACGCGCTATTTTGGTGGAGAGGGCGCGTTCGCGCGCGAGGCGCTCGACGCGCTCGATCCGGTGCTGCAAAACTTGCTATTGCTCGAGCAACGCACCTCGCTCGCGCTCGCGCCGCGCAATCGCGACGTTGTCCTGGGTGGAGGCAGCCAGCCACCGGCGAGCCGCCGGCGCGGCCCGCGGCTCGCACTCGTGCTGCTTGGTGCGGTCGTCGCGGGGGCTGCGTGGGCGCTGCACCGTGTCGACTATACGCCAACGAACTCGCTGCTTATCCTCATGGCGGCGGGACTCGTCGCGACCAATATCATCGTCATCGACCAGGTGCGACGCGTCGGGGCGCGCACGCTGCGCAATGTCTACGCCATCCAGCGTACCCTGGCGGGCGAACGCATAAGCAAAAACACCGACACGTCATCGCCGTAGCGCCAGCAACCGATCTGCCGCGCGCAACCCAAGCAACGCCCACCGCGACGGCCACACCCCTCGTCGCACGCGTGGCGGCACCATGCTATCTACCAAGCGCAGCGCGCGCACGCGCCCACGCCGCGTCAACCAACGCTCCCACGCCGAGGCGACATCTCCGCCCTCGCGCCAAAGTTCGAAAAATGCGGGGCTAGCCAGCGCGGAACGCCTCACGGCCCATGGCCCTGTGGGCACGCTGCGCGCCAACCACGCCGCATCGCGGACCTCACCCGGCAGACGCGAGGCGTCGCCCGCTGCCCCGGCGGGCGCTTCGATCCACGGCAACACGAGATCCGTCTCCGGTGCGATCTCGAAGATGTTCACCACGCTCGCCAGCGTTGCGCGCGCGAGGGCGGTAGCGGTAGGCACCACAAGGATGAAGTCGGCTGCCTGGCGCACGGCGGGGGTTGGGCTCGCGCCGCTAGCGTGCGCCTTGGCAGCTTCGCCTCGCAACGCGCCTAGCACCTCGGGCAGCGTCGCATAGGTGCCACCGCGCCCCCATGAAACCACCTCGACCGTGTTGTGCGCGGCGAGGTCATTGCCATCATCACCTTCGCCTTCGCGCGCGACCTCGGCCTCAAGCCTCGCCCGCACCCACGCGACCATGACACGGGCACTCGCGCGCGAGGAGGCCTTGGGCAACCCACGCGCCGCGTTGAGTCGCGCGAACTGCGCGAGGTAGGTTGTAAATAGGGGATAGCGCCGGTCAATCGCAAGCCGTGCGGCCGCGTAACGGCTCAGCTTCGCGCGCAGGTGGCGTTCGTCCGCATAATAATCGTGCCACAGCCAAAGTGATGGTTCGTAGACGAAGGCGGCGGGCGCAATACCGAGGCGCTCCGTCATGCGGTAGCACAGCACCGGCCCCTCGCCGCCTGCGAGCGCCGCCTCGAAACCGCCCGCGGCAACAAACTCCGCGCGTCGCCACAAGGAGATGCCTTCTGCCGAAATGGGTGCGACGCGGCGCGCCTCGCCTAAGTCATAGTGCGACGGCAAACCCCGGGTGGGCACCAGGGGGCGCACTCGCCCTCGCACCGCGACCACATCGGGTGCCGAGCTTGCTGCCTCGCAGGCCGCAAGATACGTCGCGTCGATCGCGCCGTCGGCATCGATAAAGGCCACCCACGCCGCGCGTGCGTGGGCGACACCCACGTTGCGCCCTTGTGAGCAGCCGAGATTACCTGCGGCAAGCACATAGCAAACGGCATGGTCGCCCGCCGCGAAACGCGCCGCAACCTGCGCGCGAATCTCTGGCGAGAGTCCGTTGTCAACCAGAATTAATTCGCAACCTGCGGGTCCCGCGCCTGCTGCAATTTGCGCGGAGAGTTGGTCTAAAAGCGCCAATAACGGCGCCTGCTCTTGGTAAGCCACGACGACCACGGAGAGCCACGGCGACCCAATTGCCGGGCCGTAGCGCCTGGTCTCGGCCACCAGCCCGGCGACCTCCTCCGCGTCGAGCGCCGGCTTAGCCAGGTGAAGCGTCATCGGCTCGCTCGTGTGCTCATGCCGGGCCCGTGGGCAACGGCGCCTTCTTGAGATGGTAGGCAATGATCTGTTCGACCTCGCCTTCGGCGACGAGCTGGCCTCGATCTATCAAGATCGCGCGCGTGCAGACATCGCGGATTAGGTTCATGTTGTGGGACGCCAGCAGCACGGTGTGGACGCTGGAGATCATGGTCTTAATGCGGGCCGCGGATTTTTCCCGAAACGCCGCGTCGCCCGCCGAGAGCGTCTCATCAATGAGGAGCACATCTGGCACCACGGCCGAGGCGATGGAGAAGCCAAGCCGCGAGCGCATCCCGTTGGAGTAGGTACGCAGCGGCTGATCAATGAAATCGGCTAACTCGGCGAACTCGATGCTCTCGTCTTGTAACTGCAGGATCTCGCCGCGCGAGAGGCCGAGGATGGCGCCATAAAGAAAAATATTCTCGCGACCCGATAGCTGCACGTTGAAGCCCGCCGATAGCCCTGCCAGGAGCAACACGCTGGCCGCCGTCCGCACCGTGCCTTGATCGGGGCGGTAGATGCCCGCGATGAGCCGCAGCAGCGTGCTCTTGCCCGCACCATTATGACCAAGCACCCCAATGATGTCGCCGCTGCCGGCGCGAAGCGACACGTCTCGCAGCGCCACATAGGTGTCTCGCCGCGTCGTCGCGCCCCCCGAAAACATGTTGCGCAAGGACTCGAGGATGGGGCCGATGTAGACCTTGCTCCGCGGGAACTCGAGCGTGACGCGCTCCACCTCAATGGTCGTCGTCATAGCTTCTTGACCACCACGCCCTCCATGCGCCGAAACGTCGCCAGCCCCCAGATCAAGGCGAGCACCGCAAACGCGCTGGCGTATGCGTAGTGCCCCCACCCTATGGCAGGTGTGCGCCCCATGACCCCATCGCCAATCAGCGTCATCGGCACCGCAACTGGATTGAGCAACAGGTATTTTAGGGCGCCTGCGCGCGTTTCCGCCAGCGTGTGCACCGTCCACATCACGGGCGAGACGTACATTCCGGCGCGGATCACGAAGCGCGAGAAATGCTCGATATCTCGGTTCAGAACGTTGTAGCCCGCCGTGCCCATGCCCAGCCCGGTCGCTAGCAGCGTGATCATGGTCATGCCGATGGGGACATATAATAGATGCCACGTCGGGTGGATCCCGAGGTAGATCATGAAGGGAATGGCGACCAACAAGGAGAGGCTCGAGATCACGAGTTGCGCCAACACCCCTGCGATCGCGAACACCTCCCGCGGGAAGTAGATATTCTGAATTAGGCTAGCGTTGTTGGTTAGGGACACCTGCCCCTTGTTGAGCGCCTGACCAAAAAAACCCCAACTAATTACGCCGAGGACCACCGCCAGCGGAAAGGTCCGATCCGGGCGATGCGCGATCAGGGTGAAGAGCACCACGTAGACCACCGCCAAGAGCAGCGGTTCGAGCAGCGACCATAAATAGCCGAACGAAGAGTTTCGGTACTTGAGGCGAACGTCACGCGCCGTAAACTCGCGAATCAGCCCGCGATGCGCCCAAATATTGCGCAGCGCCACGATGCCGCCCCGCCAGTAGCCGACGCGGGGATTGGGCTCGGCAAGCGTGACGGACGCGCGCACGGGACCTATTTACCAGCTCGACCGCGAAGCTCGATAGACGGCAGCTCGCTGGCCGCGGCGGGAAACGCCACCGCCGAGGCGACGGCGATCAGGTCGGCGCGGGTTGGGCGCGAAGGCGCCGTCATGGTCAGCCCGAGGCCATCGGCCACGGCCTCGCCGCTCGTTGGAAGGCGCCCACCAGCGGCAGCCTTGGCGGGTTGCGGCGTTGCCTCTTGGTGACCGCGCGTTTCCCACGTGCCCGAGTCTAGGGTCAGCAGGGCCAGCGGGGTCAGAATGCCGTACGTCAGCGGGATGGTGAGCGCGAGCGGCAGCGCATGCCACGCCGAGGCGTTGGGGTCTTTGTACGCGTGGAGGCGATACGCCACGCCAAGCAAGAAGGCGACGACGACGTGCGACACCATCAGCTCGATAAAATTTCCGCTCATCGCCGCGGAGAGCAAGAGCAAGGGATAGATGAGGATGAGCGCAAACAGCGAATAAAAGTACATCGCCACCAGCGGGTGCGTGCGCCAGACGTGCGACAGGCCGCCGAAGTAGTCGACCATATTCGAGCGACGCCAGCGCAACTGTTGCGAAAGGTAGTCCGACAGCGAGGTCGGCGCGGTGGTACGGCACACGGCGTGCACGTTCATGATGGTCTGATAGCCGGCCTTGACGATCATGCGGGTCAGGAAGCGGTCCTCGCCATACTTGATGTCGACCCCGAGGATATTGCGCGACTCGAGCACCGGCAGCAGCTCTTGCAGCACGTGGCGGCGGTAGGCGGTGAGGCACCCCGAGAGGCACAGCACCGAGCGGAAGCGCAATTCGATGCGCTTGATGAGAAAGTAGCTGTAATAATACTTAACCGTCTGCATGCGCGACAACCAGTTGTCGCGGTCGTTGAGAATGGCGACGCGGCCACCGACAGCGCCAACCCGTGGGCTCGAGAAGCAGCGGATCATTTGGCGGATTGCGTCCGGATCGACCACGACGTCGGAGTCCACCGACACAATGATCTCCGCGCTGCTGAGGTTCACGGCGCGATTGATCGAATGTCGCTTGCCGAGATTGGTGGCGTTGCGAATCACCCGCGCATTGGGCACGCCCTTTAACACCGCCTGGGCGTGGGCAAAGCTATCGTCGGTGGAGCAATCATCGACGACGATGATTTCGAGCTTATCGGCGGGGTAGTTTTGCGCGAGGATGCTTTGCAGCGTGCGCCTGATATTGGCGCCCTCATTGAACATGGGCGTGATGACCGTGACGTGGGGTTGATACGCATTGTCGTAAGCGACCCCCGCGCCGCGTCGGTGCCAGATGAGCAGCACCAGCAAGGGGGCGCAAACCACCACCGCGCCGAGCGTCAACGCAACGACGCCAAGCATGCCACTCACGACTGCCTCCGTGCGCCAGCTATGGCAACGGTTAGGCCCTTAGCCATGACGCCCTTTGCGTAACGGTCGCACATGCTGGAAGCCTGCATTTCTTGCTTTTCACACCGCGTCCCGAACTTAGCCATAGGTTCTTTTCTTCTAAGCAAGCCAGCCGCCGTCACACTACAGCACCCAAACGATTTCGGCCACTTCTCATAATGGTACGGCGCCATAAACGCAACCCGCAAGTGACGGGCCGCACCTGGAAGTTTATTAAGTGCGGCGGCTGATGAGCTTGCCGGCAGGTCCGCGCGTTGCCCACATGTAGCTGTCGCCAAAACGCAATCGTAAACAGGGTATTACAATGCAGCGCCACTTAAACAAGCATGCGTGACAGTCGACACACTCTGAACATTCGTCGATGTTGAACTGTCCGGCAAGTTTTCCTCGAAAAGCGAAATTCCCGTGGGGCTTGGTGTTAGGGTGCCGACCCCGAGCCATGTCGCGCGCATCATTGCTTTGGCCCCGTCTCGCGCTTGTCGCTGCCTTGATGACATGTTCAGCGGCAGGTGCTCGCGCCGATACGCCGGTGACTGAGACTCAAGAATTAAATTCACAACTAATGCGGCCAAATGCCGCATTGGGCCCCGGGGCTGAGGTGGCGAGCGCGCCGAACTCCCAGCCTGCCATTTCCCCTGCCGAGGACGCGGGGGTGTTGAAGCGGCGCAAGCGTCGATCGCTCTTGGCGGTCGGCGGGACTTATGCGGCCATAACGACCTGGATGTACTTCGCGTGGTTCTACGACAAACCCGAGCTGCCCAATTTTACGTTTGGCGGCGATCGTTGGTTTCAAGACTCAACGTACGCAGGTGGTGCCGACAAGCTCGGACACATGTGGTCGGGCTATGCGCTCGGCCGCCTGACGACAACCCTGCTTAGGCGGGGCGGATGGAGCCCCGGTGCCGCGAGCATCTTGGGCAGCAGTCTTTCCTGCGCACTATTCACCTACGTCGAGATTCACGATGGCTTTTATTACCAAATGTCCCCTGGCGATCTCGCCGGCGATGCCACGGGGTGTCTGCTGTCATGGGTGATGGAACGCTCGCCTACGCTCGACCGCATGTTCGACTTGCGCGTCGAGTATGTATCATCGCCCGAATATCGCCGCACCTTCCTCGATGGCGACATCAACATCGCCGAAGATTATTCCGGCCAATCCTTTATGCTCGCCGCGCACATCGGCGAAATGCCGTGGCTGCGCGCCCAGCCCTCGGCGAAGTATCTCCGCTACGTCGACGTCGTCGTGGGCTTTAAGACGCGCAACTATAAGCCAGACCCGGACCCTGAGCTTGGCAAGCAGCGGCGCCAGACCTTGTTTCTCGGGTTGTCGCTCAACGCGCAGGCTGTGTGGGACGACGTGTTCGCGCGGCAGCGCAAGCTTCGCCGCATCGGCCATGGCATTTTCGAGGTGGCCAACCTGCCGTATACGTCGCTGCCCTTGGTCAAGGCGACGCGATCCCCAGATGATTAGCGCTTCTTCGGAATCCACGCCCAGCACATCTCGCATTCGATGGGTTGATTGCCGGTTTCGTCGGTAACGACCACCGCGACGATGACGTCGCCCTTGGGCGTGGTGGTAATAAGTTCTCGTTGCTCGGCGGTCAGCGTCGCCTCGGCGCGCATCGCGCCTTGCGAGCGCCGCACGAACTTGACGTTCATGTACTTAATCAGCGGGATCTTGTCGTCCGGCACGTTCATGCCGACGACAATGCCGGTGGCGGTCTCGGCGAGCAGCGCCATGGCGGCGGCATGAATTTGGCCGATGTGATTGCGCACGCGCGGTGCGTTGGCCAGGCTGACGACGACGCGCTCGCAGGTGACGTCTTCGTAGCGCACCCCCGCGGTGCCGGTAAACTTCACGAAACGCCCGATTGACCACGACAAGGCCCATGCGGGGTAGCGCTTAAGCTTGGCAACATTGGTGGCGAGGCGGTTCATCGCGCGCCGTCGTAACGCTTTGGCGCCGGCGTTGCAAGCGCAGGTCCGGCCTTAGGACTCGCACAATCCGGCAAGAAACCCCCCGCCGTGCGTTGCGTGGCTCCGGCGGGCCGCCCACATTATGGGTCGCATGAATTTTGAGGAGATGCTCGCCACCTTCGGGGTTTATGGCGCCAGCGTCATCGTCGGCATCTTGTCGGGCCTGCTGCCACTGCCAGTCGGCGAGTCGTTTTTGCTCGCGCTTTCCAGCGAGGCGCGCGTGTCGTGGTGGGCGTTGCAGGGTTCGATCCTCATCGTGGTCGCCATCCAGACCGCGATCCGCGTGCCGATGTTCTATGCCGGCACGCGCGCCGATCATGTGCCGAGCAAGCGCTGGCGCGATCGGCTCGAGCGGGCGCGCAAAAAGGTGGAGAAATGGCAAGACAAGCCAAAATGGATCTTGTTTATCGCCGCCGTCTTCGGCTTTCCACCGTATTACTTGGCAGTCATCGTCGCCGGCATCCTCAAGATGCCGCTGCGGACGTTTCTTATCGTATCGGTGGCTGGACGGCTCATTCACTATGGCGCGATTGCCGCGTCGCCCTATCTATTCCGCTAGCGGGGCCTGGCGTAGACGTTAGTTGGCGGTCAGTTGGCTGCGTTCGTCGGTGTCGAGGCCAAGGTCGCCACTGGCGTTTTCAAGCGACGGCGTTTGCGACAGATAGACGACCAGGGCTAGCCCGGCGGTGGCGAAAAATAGCTGCTGCTTGGTGATGAGATAAAACATCAGCGAGGTCAGGAACGCACCCTCGAGCATGGCCCAGCGCAGGATCAGCGCGCCGCGGTAGGCGCCGAGCTTGGAGGTTAGGCTAGGTTGCGCCTTGGCTTTGCCGAGCAAGGCCCCCGAGACGGCAAACGATGCGGCGATGACGCCCAACGGCACCAGCAAGAGCGCATAGGCAATCGTCTGAACGTCGAGCATGGGCGGCATACTTGCCGCGACAAACACAATCGACGCGCCCGCCATAAGGTGCGAGCCGAGGATGGCCCAATACAAGATTTTAAGAATTCGCCACGATGCGGCGGGCGTTGCGGCCTCTTCCCTCATCAGAACGGAATATCATCGGCGGCGTCAAACGAGCCACCGGTCTGGCGAAAATCATCGTCGCGCGGTGGCGGTACGTCGCCGTCAAACCCGGCGCCCTGGCCGGCACTATGACTGTCGCGGGCGCGGCGCGGTGGCGAGGCGCCTTCGCGGGCGGGCTCGACCTTCCACACATCGAGGCTGTTAAAAAATTTGGTCTCGCCCTTGGGGCTCTGCCACTCGCGACCGCGCAGCGAAAACTCGACGCGCACCTCGTCGCCAATCTGAAAGCTGTCGAGCTGGCCGCAGCGATCGCCGCTGAGTTGGAACATCACGCGCTGCGGGTATTTCGGGTTATCCGCGAGCTCGACAACGAACTCGCGCTTGGTAAATCGCGCGGAGACCTGCGTCGTGTCAAAGATTGCGTGTAGCTTGCCAATTGCTTCCATTGCCATGGGGCGGAGCATATGCCGCCACACCTTGGCGCGGCACAAAAATCGTCAGCTATCGCGCGAGAATCTCGCGAAGCCGCGTCACGCGCCAAACTTCGCAATAAAATCGCGGTGTAGGTGAAGCCCGGGATCTTTGGCCCAATGCGAAGGCTTGTGGGCGCTGCGCAGATCGATGACCTCGACCACCTCGCCGATGACGCGAAAATGCACGCGCCAGCCCGGCAGCCCAAGCACCAGCGCGCCGGCCTCGCCCTTGCGAATGCGGCCAAACGCGCGCGGCTGCGGCGCCACCTGCAACGCCGCGGCGATGCGATCGCGCAAGGGCTCACCGCCCGCGGCCTCCCACCAGGCGAGGCGCGTCTCGACCTCGGCGGACATCGCGACGTGGTACGCCGGCGCGCCCTGCGCCGCGTCTGCCTCCAGCCACCCGGCGCTTGCCTGCTGCACGATATCCGCCACCGGCACATACGGCTTGATGTCGAGCACTGGGGTGCCGTCGAGAATGTCTACCCCCGATACGTGCAAGGAGAGGCCCTCAACGCGATGCAGCCTCAACACGCTCATGCCGATGGGGTTGGGCCGATGCGGCGAGCGCGTCGCAAAGACGCCGCGTCTGATATCGCTGCCCATGGGCGGCATGACCTTGGGATGCCACGTCTCGTTGCGATCAAAAACGAACAGGACCCAGATATGCGTAAACAGCTCCAAATCGGCCAGGGCATGCTCAAAATGATGTCCCGGGGCTAATTCAATGGTGCCCTTTTTATCGCCAGCGACGAAGGGCTGGCGCGGCGTTGCAAATTTATCGACCTGATCGCAGCGCACCGCGCCGATGGCAGCAAAGGTGAATGCGCGCGCTGACATCGCCGTTACTTCGCGGCGTCGGGCACAGCGTCGCGCGCCGCGCCGGCTTGCGCAGGCACCGCGCCATGCGACGACGTCGGCGCCTTGCCTTTGCGAAACCAATTCATCAGGCTGTCGCGCCAACGCGTGACGATGTCGTAGAAGGTCGGAATCACCAGCAACGTCAGCACGGTCGACGTGATCACGCCGCCGATGACGGCGCGTCCGAGCGGGGCGCGGAAGTCGCCGCCCTCGCCGGCGCCAATTGCCACCGGCAGCATGCCCGCGATAATTGCGACGCTGGTCATGAGAATCGGCCGCAGGCGAACGCCGCCGGCTTCGATGATTGCCTCGCGGCGATTCATCCCCGTGCCCTCGAGATGCTTGGCAAAATCGATGAGCAAGATCGCATTTTTGGCGACAATACCCATCAGCAAGATTACGCCGATCATGCTCATGAGATTGAGCGTGGAGCCGGTGACGAGCATGGCGAGCATGACGCCAATAAGCGACAGCGGCAGCGAAGCCATGATGGGAATCGGCTCAACGAACGAACCAAACTGCACCACCAAGATGAAGTACATGAGCATGACGGCGACGCCGAGCGCCAAGAGAATGCGGCCAAAGACTTCCTTTTGGTCTTCTGATTCGCCGCCTTGCTTGCGCGCGTAGCCCGCAGGCAGCGTCACGCCGGCGATGGTCTTTTCGATGTCGGCGATCACCCCCGAGAGTGGGCGTCCTTCGACGTTGGCACCGACGGTCACCACCCGATCGCCATCCAAGTGCTGAATCTGCGCAGGCCCGGTGCTCGGGTTGATATCGGCGATTTGTCCCAACGTAACCGTGCCAGGCGCCCCCATCATGATGTCGCCTGGCACGCCTCGCGCAAACGAAAAAGGTAATGTGACCGGCATGCTTTCCAAATCGGCCGGTCGCTGGCGCCACTGAGGCCCGAGGCGCACGACGACC containing:
- a CDS encoding efflux RND transporter permease subunit — its product is MPIAFMGGMAEQWFAPFALTIACSVLVSLFVSFTLDPMLSAEWEDPDVIEGRRSWLSKKLDIFDRWFLRLTAWYKKVIGWALRHRFAMAVIAVVAFFGALAIPMAGLVGSAFMPLQDISEFTVKIETPPGSNLEYTQRKVLQAVEIAKKHKEVAYTYATVGGQGGAVDEASVYVRLVPKHKRAVHQDEVAAKVRAEVRTISGVTAYIQNDNFGGGKQIQVQLTGPNTDVLGVIAQQMADKIATVPGAVDIGLSSKGQRSEIEVVLKRDLAGQLGVSAGALAGSIYPAFAGVESGDWIDPTGQTREVVVRLGPQWRQRPADLESMPVTLPFSFARGVPGDIMMGAPGTVTLGQIADINPSTGPAQIQHLDGDRVVTVGANVEGRPLSGVIADIEKTIAGVTLPAGYARKQGGESEDQKEVFGRILLALGVAVMLMYFILVVQFGSFVEPIPIMASLPLSLIGVMLAMLVTGSTLNLMSMIGVILLMGIVAKNAILLIDFAKHLEGTGMNRREAIIEAGGVRLRPILMTSVAIIAGMLPVAIGAGEGGDFRAPLGRAVIGGVITSTVLTLLVIPTFYDIVTRWRDSLMNWFRKGKAPTSSHGAVPAQAGAARDAVPDAAK